A genomic segment from Kyrpidia tusciae DSM 2912 encodes:
- the cyoE gene encoding heme o synthase gives MERPAAYDSPTPAQIESDSAAEPQEVSRSWKDYVSITKVGINVANLWTTFAGLWLAGHGRIDGYTTVVTLAGTALVVGGGAALNNWIDRDIDRVMPRTAKRPLANGRIPAVQGLLLGSAISLAGLVLLAVGINGLAALTAFIGWFTYVIVYTLWLKRTTTLNTVVGGIAGAVPPLIGWAAVRGTLDPSAWILFSIIFLWQPPHFFALAMKRVDDYRAAGIPMLPVVRGFEPTRRQMLGYTVVLWPVSLLLFWTGAAGWLYLIPAAILGGIYVGMSLWGFRTSEPMKWANGMFRYSLIYLMAICAAAIVGVE, from the coding sequence ATGGAAAGGCCCGCGGCCTATGATTCTCCGACCCCCGCTCAGATAGAATCCGATTCTGCAGCGGAGCCGCAAGAAGTCAGCCGTTCCTGGAAAGATTATGTTTCGATCACGAAGGTAGGAATCAATGTCGCCAACTTGTGGACGACGTTCGCGGGGTTGTGGCTGGCCGGCCACGGGCGTATCGACGGGTACACCACAGTGGTGACCCTGGCGGGTACGGCCCTCGTAGTGGGGGGTGGGGCCGCCCTCAACAATTGGATTGATCGGGATATTGATCGGGTCATGCCTCGCACGGCCAAGCGGCCACTGGCCAACGGCCGGATTCCAGCCGTGCAGGGACTATTGCTCGGTTCGGCCATTTCTCTGGCAGGGTTGGTGCTCCTCGCAGTGGGCATCAATGGTCTGGCGGCGCTCACGGCTTTTATCGGCTGGTTTACTTATGTCATCGTCTATACGTTATGGTTGAAGCGAACCACCACCCTGAACACCGTGGTCGGGGGAATCGCCGGTGCTGTTCCTCCTCTCATCGGCTGGGCGGCGGTGCGGGGCACGTTGGACCCATCGGCGTGGATTCTTTTTTCGATCATCTTTCTCTGGCAACCGCCCCATTTCTTTGCCCTGGCCATGAAAAGGGTGGATGATTACCGAGCGGCGGGAATCCCCATGCTGCCGGTGGTACGGGGGTTCGAGCCGACGCGGCGCCAGATGCTCGGTTACACGGTGGTGCTGTGGCCCGTCTCACTGTTGCTCTTTTGGACCGGGGCTGCGGGGTGGTTGTATTTGATTCCGGCGGCGATTCTCGGCGGGATCTACGTCGGAATGAGTCTATGGGGCTTTCGAACGTCCGAACCGATGAAGTGGGCCAATGGAATGTTTCGTTATTCGTTGATCTATCTCATGGCCATCTGCGCAGCGGCCATCGTCGGCGTGGAATAA